In Hydractinia symbiolongicarpus strain clone_291-10 chromosome 4, HSymV2.1, whole genome shotgun sequence, the following proteins share a genomic window:
- the LOC130642390 gene encoding uncharacterized protein LOC130642390 codes for MFVFRPCKVTKSLCTESKGVNAQLFERGGGDENLDLHFRKSIVTIQRKLLQVQYYCCNRKLQSRNDSKTIHNMKLLAFFLVCGVCAFALAEEATQEEVNDVEVTEEQDPSYLPYCGAYIRYNPNTHYCHNRKLYLKKYYSFCGKVIYDIRTHFCFRYRVYSKRVHYLCAKRRVCHKASQFCFKGNCYLKKKYFVCNGRRVCNKWTQFCFKGVCYLKTKYFVCHGRRVCNKLTQFCFKGVCYLKTKYFVCNGRRVCNKWTQFCFKGVCYLKTKYFVCNGRRVCNKWTQFCFKGVCYLKTKYVLCNGRRVCNKWTQFCFKGVCYLKTKYFVCNGRRVCNKGSQFCFKGICYLKKKYFVCGGRRVCNRWTQFCYRNVCYNKSTHAICGKSVYAKRTHRCHYGKVVAIRPYY; via the exons ATGTTTGTTTTTCGGCCTTGCAAAGTCACCAAATCACTTTGTACGGAGTCTAAGGGTGTAAAT GCCCAACTGTTTGAAAGAGGAGGAGGGGATGAAAATCTAGATTTGCACTTTAGAAAATCAATAGTCACTATTCAGAGA AAGCTGCTCCAAGTGCAATATTATTGCTGTAATCGTAAATTACAATCAAGAAATGACTCAAAGACCATTCATA ATATGAAGTTGTTAGCGTTTTTTCTCGTTTGTGGTGTGTGtgcatttgcacttgctgaaGAAGCAACACAAGAAGAAGTGAATGATGTTGAAGTAACTGAAGAACAAGATCCGTCTTACTTACCTTACT GTGGAGCCTACATTCGATACAACCCAAACACACACTATTGCCATAATCGCAAACTGTACTTGAAGAAATACTATAGCTTCTGTGGAAAAGTCATCTATGACATTCGAACACATTTCTGCTTCCGATACAGAGTTTATTCCAAACGAGTGCATTATCTCTGTGCAAAACGACGTGTCTGCCACAAAGCCAGTCAGTTCTGCTTTAAAGGAAACTGTTATTTAAAGAAGAAGTATTTCGTTTGTAATGGCCGACGTGTGTGCAACAAATGGACCCAATTCTGCTTCAAAGGTGTCTGCTACTTGAAAACCAAATACTTTGTCTGTCATGGCCGACGTGTGTGCAACAAATTGACCCAATTCTGCTTCAAAGGTGTCTGCTACTTGAAAACCAAATACTTTGTCTGTAATGGCCGGCGTGTGTGCAACAAATGGACCCAATTCTGCTTTAAAGGTGTCTGCTACTTGAAAACCAAATACTTTGTCTGTAATGGCCGACGTGTGTGCAACAAATGGACCCAATTCTGCTTCAAAGGCGTCTGCTACTTGAAAACCAAATACGTTCTTTGCAATGGTCGACGAGTGTGCAATAAATGGACCCAATTCTGCTTTAAAGGTGTCTGCTACTTGAAAACAAAGTACTTTGTTTGTAATGGCCGACGTGTATGCAACAAAGGAAGCCAATTCTGCTTCAAAGGAATCTGCTACTTGAAGAAGAAATACTTTGTTTGTGGTGGTCGACGTGTGTGCAACAGGTGGACTCAATTTTGCTACAGAAACGTTTGCTATAACAAATCGACCCATGCAATCTGTGGAAAATCAGTTTATGCCAAGAGAACACATCGTTGTCATTATGGAAAAGTTGTTGCCATCCGCCCATACTATTAA